The region CCGCGCACGCGCGGAAGAAGTCGGGCCGCTCGTTGAAGACGGTGCCGAGCGAGACGAACACCAGCGGCGCGTCCGGACGCCGCGGTCGCCACCGCGACGCGTCCTCCGGCCGGGGTGACGGGCCGACGAAGTGGAACCGGTCGTCGAACGCCTCGCCCCCGGGCTGGAACCGCCTCGGTACGAACACCAGGTTCAGCGGCGCCATGACCTCGCTCATCGGGTCGGGCAGCGCGCCGACGCCGTGCTCGGCGGCGAAGTCGGTCATGGCCCGCCGCGCGGCGAGCAGGCGGGCGTCGCCGAAGTCGAACGCCTCGGGCATGAACGTCTCCGACAGCGGGGCGTCGTCGTGCCCGGTGAGGTTCGGCACCAGCGCGGCGGCGGGCACGCCGAGCGAGTCGGCGACCACGCGGCCGAACGGGTTGATGGCGTCGAAGCACACCACGTCCGGGCGTTCGGCGCCGAAGTGCTCCAGCATCACCGGCAGGTCGGCACGGGCGTTGGCGAGCACCCCTTCGAGCATCGCGGCGAGGTCGCCCGCGGTGAAGGCCGTGCCCGACAGCGGCCGATCCGGGATCTCCGAGGGCAGCGGCACCGGCTCGGCTCCGGCGGCCCGCACCGCCGGGACCATGCTCGCGCCGGTGGCGAAGCCGACCCGGTGCCCGCGCCGCACCAGCTCGGCGACCAGCGGGAGCGCGGGGTTGACGTGACCGGGTGCGGGAGGAACGAAGAAGGCCAGGTGCATGCTCGTCCGTCCACTGGTTCGGGAGGGGATGGCCATACCGTTGTACCCCGGATCCGAGTACCGCCGGAGGTGCGGCGGCCCGGCGGCGCGGGGTAGAACGTTGCGGTGTCAACCGTGATCGTCAGTCCGGTCGTGCAGGAGATCCTGGACCTGATCGGCATCTTCGCCTTCGGGCTCTCGGGTGCGCTGCTCGCGGTGCGCAAGCGTTTCGACGCCGTCGGCATCGCCGTGCTCGCCGAGGTGACGGCGCTCGGCGGCGGAGTGCTGCGCGACGTCGTCATCGGCGCGGTCCCACCGGTCGCCTTCACCGACATGGGTTACTTCGTGACCCCGCTCGTGGCTGCCGCGCTGACGTACTTCTGGCACCCGCGGCTGGCGCGCATCAACCGCTTCGTGCTGATCTTCGACGCCTTCGGGCTGGGCGTCTTCTGCGTGGCGGGGACGATCAAGGCGCTCAACTACGGCATGCACCCGCTGCCCGCCGCCGCGCTGGGCGTGATGACGGCGATCGGCGGCGGCGCGCTGCGCGACGTGCTCGCAGGCGAGGTCCCCGCCCTGCTGCACCCGGAGAGCGAGATCTACGCGGTGCCCGCGCTGCTCGGCAGCGCCCTGGTCGCCGGCCTCGCCGCCCTGCACCTGCTCAACCCCGTCACCAGCGGCCTCGCGGCCCTGATCGCCGTGACCGTCCGCCTGCTCGCCCTGCGCTTCGGCTGGCGCGCCCCGCTGGCCCGGGGTGTCGGCAGCGGGGACGGGGAGGGCTGAACGGGATCGGCCACGCATCCGCGCGCGGTCGCCGGCGAGTGTTGTCGGGGTTGGTGCGTACCGTGCGGCGCCATGACTCGTGAGGGACCGTTCTGGGACGTGCTGGAGGGGAGGGCGGACCCTCCGCCCGCGGCGAAGACCCTCGGGTTCGAGCTCGTCGAGGCGAACCCGGAGGAGGGGACCATCGAGGTTTCCTTCACGGCCGGTGAACGCTTCCTCAACCCGGTCGGCGTGGTGCAGGGCGGGTTCCTGGCCGCGATGCTGGACGACACGCTCGGCCCGGCTCTGGTGGCCACCCTGGAGGCGGGTCGGTTCGCCCCGACCACCGACCTGCACGTGCAGTTCCTTGCCCCGGCTCGACCAGGCCGTCTCGTCGGACGGGGCCGGATCGTCCGGCGTGGCGGGCAGATCGCGTTCCTCGCGGGCGAGCTGGTCGACAACACCGGCACGGTCGTCGCGACCGCGACCGCAACAGCCCTCATCCGGCCGGCGCGGGCCTGAGAGCCCGTCGGCGGCCGCCCAGCCCTGATCGCGTTCCTGCTCCACCTCTCCGCGCGACGCGTCCCAGCCGCCTTCGACCCCAGGAGTCCTCCCGCCGACCGTCAAGCGATCCCGGCAGACTGCCTGTCCCGCCCGCCGCTCATCCCTGCCCGCGGGCGCGCAGGAAGGCCAGGGCCTGGTCGGCGTGGGCGGTCATCCGGAACTCGCTGCGGATGACTTCCAGCACGGTGCGGTCCGTGCCTATGACGAAGGTGTGGCGCTTGACCGGCAGCGGTCCGAAGCGCCGCTTGACGCCGAACGCGCGTGCGACCTGGCCGTCGAAGTCCGACAGCAGGGGGAAGCCGAAGGAGTTGGCCTCGGCGAACCGGCGCTGCTTGGCGACCGGGTCGGTGCTCACGCCCACCGGCGCGGCCCCGACCGCCGCGAACTCTGCGGACAGGTCCCGGAAGTGGCACGATTCCGCGGTGCAGCCCGGTGTCATGGCCGCGGGGTAGAAGAACAGCACCACCGGGCAGTCGGTCGCCAGTTCGGAGAGCTTGCGCTCGGCCCCGTGCTGGTCCGGCAGGACGAAGTCCTCGGCGGTGTCGCCTGGTCGCATCGGTGTTCTCCATTCGCGGCGTTTGGCCGGATCGTATTCGGAATGCCCGTGTGGGTGATAGGAATCCCGGTTTGCGGCCTTCGGGGGAGGGTACGGAAGAGTCCGGACGGGAGTCGGGAGCCGGGGGTCGGGGGGCCCTATGGGAGTCGGGGGTCGGGGGGAAGGCTCGTCGTTGCGGCGGCGGGTCGCCATCGGGTTGTGCCTGCCCGTCGGTGCCGCGGCGCTGGTGATGGGCTTGGCCGAAGTCAGGGCGGTGACGCGACCGCCGATACCGGACGTCGAGGTGACGACGCCGGAGGTGACGCCCAAGGCGGCGCCGGAGGGACGCGCCGGGGCGGCGGTCCACGCCGTCGACGCCTGGGCGGCGGGCCGGGTCGACGGCCTGATGGAGGTGGCGGTGCTAGACCGGCGCACCGGTGAGTTCGCCAAGGGCGGCCGGGCGGACGCGCCGGTGTACTCGGCGTCGCTGGCGAAGCTGGTCGTGGCCATCGACGTGCTGGACCGGCGCCACGTGGTGCCGGTCGACGACCAGGCGCGGGCCTGGATCCGCCAGGCGCTCGGCCCGAGCGACGACAACGCCATGAACGCGCTGTGGGAACGCTTCGACGGTCCGGGCGCGGTTCGCCGGGTGGCCGAACGGCTCGACCTCACCGCGACGCGGCCACCGGACGACCTCGCCAGGTGGGGCGAGACGATCGTCTCCGCCGAGGACGTGGTGCGGGTGTTCGAGCACGTGCTCACCGACCTCCCGCCGGAGGACCGCGACTTCGTCATGGCGGCGCTGCGCGACGCCCCGGACGTCGCCGCCGGCGGGTTCGACCAGCACTACGGGCTCGAGGAGCTGCCGTCGGCGGAGGTGAAGTCCGCCTGGATGTGCTGCGTGCGGAACCAGACCAACATGCACAGCGCGGGGGTGACCGACACATCGCGGCGCTACGTCGTCGCGCTGCTGTCGTCCCAGCCCGTCTCCGGGGGATACGACGGGGCCAAGCGCAGGATTTCGGAGGCGACGGATGTCCTGCGGGCGGGACTCGAGGAGTGACCGGGACGTGGAGGCGCGACTCAGTCCAGCGCCTCCAGGAGCGGTCGCAGGGCGCTGAGTTCCACGGCGCCCGCGGGTTTGACCGGTGCCCGGGTGAGGATCAGCTTCGTCCGGCGCGTCGCGACGTCGTCGCCCATGACCGCCGCCAGGGTGCCGGCGAGCAGCTCCTCGGCCGCCTCCTCGCCGACCGCGGCGAGCATGGGGTGGAAGAAGTGCAGAACGGCGGTGTCGAGGTCGGGGTGGTGCTCCACCGCCACCCGCAGGCCCGTCAGCTCGATCTCGAGATCACCGCATCCGGTGGCAGGGGCGGGGGTCTGCTCGCCGAGGCCGGTGTACTCCCACACCGCGTCGCGCGCGGGCGCGGCGGCGAGCACCGTGGTCGCGATCCGCCGCGCCTGCGGTGTCGTGCCGGTGAGGCCGAAGGCGTGCGCCGACTCCAGTCCCGGCCGCAGCGAGAAGCGCAGGTCCGGGTGCAGCGTGCCGAGGCGGTCGCGCAGCGGTTCGACGAAGTCCTGGATGCGCAGGTCGCCGATGGCTTCGGCGATCGGGTCGCGGGTGCGCTCCCACCACCGCCAGAACGCCGCGATCGTCTCCGGGCCCGGCACGCGTTCGGCTTCGGACATACCCAACTCCACCACACCTGGCCGCCGCCCGTGCCGGTGTTGAGAGTTTCCTTACCGCGGCAACGCCCGTTCGGGTGCTTGCGCGCACGTTCCTGTCCACTGTGGATGACCGACGAGCGGGCGGAACGCCGCCCGATCCGGATTCCGGGCGACCGGGTCCGAATCATGACAACCGGACAGGTTTCATCACGGCCGGGTAACGGTCCTTTGGCTTGACGGCTTGGAGATCCTAGCTTGAACCGAGTGAGCCGAGTCACAGGAGTCCGGATGGTCGTCCGGGCTCGCGTGCTCGCCGCGCTCGCGATGGCCGCGGTGCTCCTCGCCGGCGCGCTCACCGCCTGCACCGCACCGCGGGACGACCAGACGCTGACCTACTGGGCGAGCAACCAGGGCGCCAGCGCCGCGCAGGACCTGGAGATCCTGCGCCCAGAGCTGGACAAGTTCACCGCGCGCACCGGTATCGAGGTCGACGTCGAGGTGATCGCCTGGTCCGACCTGCTCAACCGCATCCTCGGCGCCGCGACCTCCGGCGTGGGCCCGGACGTGGTCAACCTCGGCAACACCTGGTCGGCGTCCCTGCAGGCCACCGGTGCGTTCGTGACCTTCGACGACGAGGTGATGCGCCGCCTCGGCGGTCGCGACCGGTTCGTCGCCAGCAGCATGACGTCCACCGGGATGGCGGGCCGGGAACCGTCGTCGGTACCGCTCTACGGCCTGTCCTACGGGCTTTTCTACAACAAGCGCCTCTTCGCCGAGGCCGGGATCACCACGCCGCCGCGCACCTGGGCGGAGTTCCTGGACGCTGCCCGCAGACTCACCGATCCGGCCCGCGACCGCCGCGGCCTGGTGCTCGCAGGGGCCAGCTACACCGAGAACGCGCACTTCGCGTTCATCTTCGGCAGGCAGCACGGAACGCACTTCATCGACGAACAGGGCCGGGCGACGTTCACCTCGCCGCCGGCCATCGACGCGGTGCAGCGCTACGTCGGGCTGATGAGCGAGCACGGCGTGGTCGAGGCCGACGACGCCGAGATCGGCACCACCTCCGAGGCGGTCTCGGAGTTCACCAACGGCCGCGCCGCGATGCTGATCGCGCAGAACAGCGCCATCGCCGCGATGCGCTCCAACGGCATGCCCGACGACGCCTACGGCGTGGCGCCGATGCCGGTTCCCGACCCGCTGCCGTCCGGAGGGCAGGCGGTGCGCAGCCACGTCGCGGGCAGCAACATCGCCGTGTTCGCCGACAGCCCCAAGCGGGAGCAGGCGTTGCGCCTGGTGGAGTTCCTGACCAGCGCCGAGGAGCAGCGCGTCCTCAACGGGGCCTACGGCACGCTGCCGGTGGTGCGGGACGCCTACGACGACCCCGCGTTCCGCAGCCCCACCAACGAGACCTTCGCCGGTGTGCTGGCGCGGAATTCCGAGCCGATGCCGATGATCCCCGCCGAGAGCCGGTTCGAGACGACGATCGGCGCCGCCATCCGCGACCTGTTCGCCAGGGCCGCCACCGGGCAGCCGGTGCGCCGCGAGGACGTGCGCGAGGCGCTGGCCGACGCCGAGCAGAAGATGAACGGCAGCGGGGGCGGGTGATGGCGGCGGTCGAGCAGCGCGACATCGAGCGTCCTCAGTGGACGGGCCGGCGGAGGTGGACACCGAGCCGCCGCGCGGTGCCCTACCTGCTGCTGGCGCCCGCGATGTTCTTCGAGCTGCTGGTGCACGTCGTCCCGATGCTCGGCGGGCTGTGGATGAGTTTCCTCCAGCTCAACCAGTTCTTCCTCCGCCACTGGCTCACCGCGCCGTGGGCGGGTCTGGACAACTACCGCTTCGCGGTGGACTTCGACAGCGCGGTCGGTGCCGAGCTGCTGCGCTCGTTCGCCACCACCGCGGCGTTCTCACTGATCACGGTCGCGTTGTCGTGGACGCTGGGGATGTTCGCCGCGACGCTGTTGCAGCGCGCGTTCCCGGGCCGGACCCTGCTGCGCGCGTTGCTGCTGGTCCCGTACGCGCTGCCGGTCTACACCGCGGCGATGATCTGGAAGTTCATGCTCGACCGGGGCGACGGCGTGGTCAACGCCGCGCTGTCCGGCCTGGGCGTGGGAGGGGAGAGCTTCTGGCTGCTCGGTGACAACGCGTTCGCCAGCCTGGTGGTCACAGCCGTGTGGCGGTTGTGGCCGTTCGCGTTCCTCGCTCTGATGGCGGGGATGCAGTCGATCCCGTCCGAGGTCTACGACGCCGCCGCGGTCGACGGCGCCGGGATCGGGCAGCGCTTCACCTCGATCACGCTGCCGATGCTGCGCCCGGTCAGCCAGGTCCTGGTGCTGGTGCTGTTCCTGTGGACGTTCAACGACTTCAACGTGCCCTACATCCTGTTCGACCAGTCGGTGCCGTCGGCGGCGAACCTGGTGTCCATCCACGTCTACCAGAACTCGTTCCTGACCTGGAACTTCGGCCTCGGCTCGGCGATGTCGACGCTGCTGCTGCTGTTCCTGCTGGCCGTCACCGCGCTCTACCTGCTCGTGACGTCGAGGAGGGCCCGCCATGCGTGAGCCCACGTGGTTCCGGGTGCTGCGGGTGGCCGGACTGAGCGCGCTCGTGCTGTTCACCGTGCTGCCGCTGTACGTGATGGTCACCTCGGCGGTCAAACCGCTCGACGACGTGCAGGACACCTTCCAGTGGCTGCCGTCGGAGATCACCTTCCAGCCCTTCGTGGACATGTGGTCGACGGTGTCGCTGGCGGACTACTTCGTCAACAGCGCGGTGGTGGCGCTGAGCGCGGCTTGCGCGTCGGTGCTCATCGCGGTCTTCGCCGCCTACGCCATCAGCCGGTACCGCTTCCGCGGCCGGGACCTGTTCCGCATCACGGTGCTGTCCACGCAGATGTTCCCCGGCATCCTGTTCCTGCTGCCGCTGTACCTGATCTACGCAACCATCGGGCAGGTGACGGGGGTGATGTTGCAGGGCAGCCACGTCGGTCTGGTCATCACCTACCTGACGTTCTCGCTGCCGTTCTCGATCTGGATGCTGGTCGGCTACTTCGACTCGATCCCCGCCGACCTCGACGAGGCCGCGCTGATCGACGGCGCCGGTCCGCTCGGGACGCTGCTGCGGGTCGTGCTGCCCGCCGCCAAGCCGGGCATCGCCGCGGTCGGCATCTACGCCTTCATGACGGCGTGGGGCGAAACGCTGTTCGCCTCGATCATGACCACTTCCGACTCCCGCACGCTGGCGGTCGGGCTGCGCGAGTACTCCAACGAGTCCTCGGTGTACTGGAACGAGGTGATGGCGGCCTCGCTGGTCGTCAGCATCCCGGTCGTCGTCGGTTTCCTGCTGCTCCAGCGGTACCTGGTCCAGGGCCTGACCGCCGGAGCCGTGAAGTGAAGGGGCGTGCCATGCGACGCAACTCCGCCAAGGTGCGGGTCGACGGCGAGCCCGCCGTCTGGCTGGGCGCCAACTTCTGGTCCCGCACCGGCGGGCCGCTGATGTGGCGCAACTACGACCCAGTGGTGGTGCGCTCCGAGCTGGAGGTGCTGGTCGAGAACGGCCTGCGCCAGACCCGCTCGTTCTTCTACTGGCCCGACTTCATGCCCGCACCCGATCGCATCGACGAGGAGAAGGCCGCGCACTTCGCCGACTTCCTCGACGCCCACACCGAAACCGGCATGACGTCCATCCCGACGTTCATCGTCGGCCACATGTCCGGCGACAACTGGGACCCGGCGTGGCGCGGCGGCCGCGACCTCTACGCCGACGTGTGGCTGGTGGCGCGGCAGGCGTGGTTCGTGGAGCGGATGAGCGAGCGCTTCGCCGAGCACCCCGCGGTGGCGGGGTGGCTGATCAGCAACGAGATGCCCATCTACGGGCGGTTGCGCCACGAGCCGGTCGCGCCCGCCGAGCACGTGCTGAGCTGGGCGCAACTGATGGTGCAGGCCGTCCGCGCGGGCGGTGCGCGCCAGCCGGTGTCGCTCGGCGACGGTGCCTGGGGCATCGAGGTGACCGGCGTGGACAACGGGTTCTCGGTGCGCGACACCGGCGCGCTCGTCGACTTCGTCGGGCCGCACGTCTACCGGATGGACAGCGACCCGGTGCGCCACCACCTCAACGCCGCGTTCGTCTGCGAACTGTCGGCGGTGGCGGGAAAGCCCGTGGTGCTGGAGGAGTTCGGGCTCTCCAGCGACCACGTCTCGGCGCAGAACGCGGGGCACTACTACCGGCAGACGCTGCACACGTCGCTGCTGGCCGGGGCGACCGGCTGGCTCGCGTGGAACAACACCGACTACGACGGCCTGGTGGCCCAGGAGCCCTACTCGCACCACCCGTTCGAGATGCACTTCGGCATCACCGACCACACCGGGACGCCGAAGACCCCGCTGCTGGAGCTGGACTCCTTCGCCCGCACACTCGACGCGGTCGACTTCCCGCGGTGCTCCAGGACCGACACCGACGTCGCGCTGCTGGTCAGCGAGTACCTCGAACACGGCTACCCGTACGCGCAGGCCGACGACCGGCCGCTCATCTTCACGACGCTGCGGCAGGGCTACGTCGCGGCGCGGGAGGCCGACCTGCCGGTCGGCTTCGTCCGGGAGCGCGACGGAGTCGAGGACTGCGCGCTGTACCTGCTGCCGTGCGTGAAGCAGATCCAGGGCCCGACCTGGCTCGCACTGCGCGAGCGCGTGGCGGCCGGGTCGGTGCTGTACCTGTCGTACTGCGCGGGCGAGGTCGAGCACCACAGGGGAGCGTGGCTGCCCTACCTGGACGAGACCTTCGGCGTCGAGAAGCAGCTCGCCTACGGGCTGGTGGACGCCGTCGAGGACGAGCACGTCGAGTTCACCTTCACCGAGGACTTCGGCGGGATCGAGGCCGGTGAGGTGCTGCGGTTCCGGGTCGGCGGCAACCAGCACAGCCGCACCTTCCTCCCGGTGGTGCCGCACGGGGCGAAGGTCGTCGCGACAGACGCCCACGGCCGTCCCGCGCTGCTGCGCCACGCGACCGGTGACGGGCAGGCGGTGCTCTGCACCTATCCGCTGGAGCACTTCGCGGCGAGCAACGCGCGGGTCAATCCCGAGCCCACGTACCGGATCTACGCGGCGTTGGCCGCCGTCGCGGGGGTGCGGCGACCGGTCGTGGTGGACCGGCCGGATGTCCTCGCCGACGTCCTCGAGCACGAGGACGGTCGCCGCTTCGCGTGGCTGGTCGGGCAGAACGCCGAACCGGTCGCGGTGACACCGCACGTCGAAGGCTCGCTGCACGACCTGATCACCGGCGCCGAAGTGCCCGAGATCGAGCTGCTGCCCTACGGCGTGCGGGTGCTCGAACTGCGACCGTCCCCCGGGCGTCCCTGAAGGACGTCGTTGATCGCGGCCGGCGCCGAGATCATGCACGCCATGCAGGGCATACCCGCGGGGTACAGCGACCACTCGCAGTCCCGCGCGACCACGACCGCACCGCAGTAGGCGGGCAGCTCGACCGGCACGCCGTCCAGGTCGTCAGGGATCGGAACCGCGTGGCAAACCCGATTGCGTTCCGGTGTGCCGGGATTCGCCAGCAGCCGGGCGAAGGCGATTCGACCGGTCATGCGTCGGGGTCCTGTCCGCGTGGACGGGATTCGGGGTGGCGGTCCCAGATCTCTTTCGTCGTCGCCTGCGTCCGTCGTTTCGCGCGCCAATTGCGAATCGGTTTTGTTTTGGTCTTGCGCCGCACATCGCACCAGATGGCGGCCGCGCACAACGTCAACGCCCACACCGTGATCGCGTAGAGCGGCAGCAGGGCGAGTTCTTGCTGAGAGCGCATGGATTTCCTCGCGGAAAGGTTTCGCCGAATCCCCCCGCGTCCGCCCCGGCTGCTGGAGATCGGGGACCGGGGCGGACTGTCGGCCGCGATGTCGGGGAAGGGGGCGACCGACAGTGCGAACGTATCAGGACGAATATTACTGTGTCGCTCACCGAAAGGGTGATCTTCGTTTGCTCCGCCGAATTCCCGGTGCAGACTGGCGCCAACATCGAGATTGGAGATCTTGGGATGTCCGGACCGACGATCCGACGGCGCCAGCTCGGCAGGCAGCTCCGCCAGTTGCGCGATGCGGCGGGCAAGTCCTCGCGGGCCGCCGCGGAATGGCTCGACGTGTCGCAGGCGACCGTGTCCAAAGTGGAGAACGGCAAGCAGGCGCCGAAGATCGCGCACGTTCGGCTGCTCCTGCAGCTCTACGGAGTCGAGTCGCCGCGGTCGGAGGCGATCCTGCGGCTGGCCCGCGAGGCCAACCAGCGCGGGTGGTGGACGGCCTACGGCGACACCGTCCCGGACTGGTTCCGCGACTACGTCGGCCTGGAGACCGACGCGACGGAGCTGTGGACCTACGACGCGGAGCTGATCCACGGCCTGCTCCAGACACCCGACTACATCCGCGCGGTGACCGCCGCCTGCAACGAGGAGTCGGCGGACTTCGACGTCGAGTGCTACATCGACCAGCGCCAGGCCCGGCAGGACCGGCTGACCAGCAGCAATCCACCCCTCTTCTCGGCCGTGGTGAGCGAAGGCGCGCTACGGCGGATGGTCGGCGGCCCCGAGGTGATGCGGGCGCAGATCCAGCACCTGATCGAGCTGAGCAAGCTCCCGCATGTGACCTTCCAGGTGCTGCCGTTCGAGGCGGGCGCGCACCCGGCGATGGTCTCGCCGTTCATCCTGCTCGGTTTCGAGGAGGACCCGGACATGGGTGCGGTCTACCTGGAGAACCACCAGGGCGCGCTCTACCTGGAGCGTCCGGACGATGTCCGGCTCTACGCCAACACCTTCGAGCGGGTCCGGAAAGCGGCTTTGACGCCGAAGAAAACGAAGGACTTTCTCGTTACCCTGGGGCAGTCCATGTGACCCCTAGGGAAAGGAGCGCGGGAGGTGAGCGACTTATCCCGCGCCGAATGGCGCAAGTCCTCCCGTAGTGGAGGAAACGGTGGCGCGTGCGTCGAGGTCGCGGTGACCTCGACGACCGTCGGAGTCCGCGACACCAAGGACCGTGCGGGCGGCACCCTGGTCCTGTCGGCGGACTGCTGGGCCGGTTTCGTCTCTGGAATTCGGGACGGCCGCTTCGACGGGTGAACACCGCTGGGTCTTTTGGGTTGCCCCGCGCAACCCAAAAGACGCCCGGCGACCCTTCGTGCGGTCCAATCCGCATACCGCCACTGCGCCGGACACACCAAGCGTTCGACAACGCAGGCTGGGGGCAGTTTGGGATCGCCACACGGAAACGCGCACGACAGCACGACCGGTCCGCGGGAGGTGCCCCGTCAGCTTCCTCCTGCTTCACGGCATTTCATCAACCGCACGGTCGAGCAGGAGGCGTTGACCACGTTGCTGAACGGCACGGGAAGCGACCACACCGTCCTGGTGTCGACCATCGACGGGCTCGCGGGCGTGGGCAAGTCGACGCTGGTCGTGCAGTGGGCGCACCAGGTCCGGGAGCGGTTCCCCGACGGGGAGCTGTACGTCAACCTCCGGGGTTTCGACCCGGCCGCGGAGCCGATGACCCCGGGGGAGGCGTTGGGCGGTTTCATCACCGCGCTGGGAGTGGCGCCGGAGGCCGTGCCCCTCGCGGAAGACGCCAGAGCCGCGCAGTTCCGCACACTGCTGCACGGCAGGCGGATGCTCGTCGTGCTGGACAACGCCCGCAACGCCGAGCAGGTGCTGCCGCTGCTGCCTGCTTCGCCCGGGTGCCTGGTCGTGGTGACCAGTCGCCAGCGGCTCGACGGGCTCGTGGCCCACCACGGAGCCCAGCGCCTCGCCCTCGAGACCCTCACCCGTGACGAAGGTCGTCGGCTCCTGGCGCGTTACCTCGGTGGTGAACGCCTGGAGCACGAGCCGGAGGCCGTGGAGGCGTTGCTGCACCACTGCGCCGGGCTGCCGCTGGCGCTGACCCTGGTCGCGGTCCAGGCCGACGCCGAACCGGACGTGCCGCTGGAGGACCTCGCGATCGACCTCCGAAGCGAGCGCGACCGGCTGGACGCGCTCGACGCGGGTGGCGAGACCGGCATCCGGG is a window of Saccharopolyspora erythraea NRRL 2338 DNA encoding:
- a CDS encoding PaaI family thioesterase, whose translation is MTREGPFWDVLEGRADPPPAAKTLGFELVEANPEEGTIEVSFTAGERFLNPVGVVQGGFLAAMLDDTLGPALVATLEAGRFAPTTDLHVQFLAPARPGRLVGRGRIVRRGGQIAFLAGELVDNTGTVVATATATALIRPARA
- a CDS encoding macrolide family glycosyltransferase; this encodes MHLAFFVPPAPGHVNPALPLVAELVRRGHRVGFATGASMVPAVRAAGAEPVPLPSEIPDRPLSGTAFTAGDLAAMLEGVLANARADLPVMLEHFGAERPDVVCFDAINPFGRVVADSLGVPAAALVPNLTGHDDAPLSETFMPEAFDFGDARLLAARRAMTDFAAEHGVGALPDPMSEVMAPLNLVFVPRRFQPGGEAFDDRFHFVGPSPRPEDASRWRPRRPDAPLVFVSLGTVFNERPDFFRACAEAFEGTPWQVAMSVGSHLEVSTLGTLPENVEVRPHFPQLAVLREADVFVTHCGMGSTMEALYHEVPMVAAPQVPEQRRNARRVAELGLGRLLEEPDAASIRAAVESVADDARIGEALSRMREAIEESGGAAAGADALERYVDEAKTA
- a CDS encoding carbohydrate ABC transporter permease; the encoded protein is MREPTWFRVLRVAGLSALVLFTVLPLYVMVTSAVKPLDDVQDTFQWLPSEITFQPFVDMWSTVSLADYFVNSAVVALSAACASVLIAVFAAYAISRYRFRGRDLFRITVLSTQMFPGILFLLPLYLIYATIGQVTGVMLQGSHVGLVITYLTFSLPFSIWMLVGYFDSIPADLDEAALIDGAGPLGTLLRVVLPAAKPGIAAVGIYAFMTAWGETLFASIMTTSDSRTLAVGLREYSNESSVYWNEVMAASLVVSIPVVVGFLLLQRYLVQGLTAGAVK
- a CDS encoding extracellular solute-binding protein, translating into MVVRARVLAALAMAAVLLAGALTACTAPRDDQTLTYWASNQGASAAQDLEILRPELDKFTARTGIEVDVEVIAWSDLLNRILGAATSGVGPDVVNLGNTWSASLQATGAFVTFDDEVMRRLGGRDRFVASSMTSTGMAGREPSSVPLYGLSYGLFYNKRLFAEAGITTPPRTWAEFLDAARRLTDPARDRRGLVLAGASYTENAHFAFIFGRQHGTHFIDEQGRATFTSPPAIDAVQRYVGLMSEHGVVEADDAEIGTTSEAVSEFTNGRAAMLIAQNSAIAAMRSNGMPDDAYGVAPMPVPDPLPSGGQAVRSHVAGSNIAVFADSPKREQALRLVEFLTSAEEQRVLNGAYGTLPVVRDAYDDPAFRSPTNETFAGVLARNSEPMPMIPAESRFETTIGAAIRDLFARAATGQPVRREDVREALADAEQKMNGSGGG
- a CDS encoding carbohydrate ABC transporter permease — protein: MAAVEQRDIERPQWTGRRRWTPSRRAVPYLLLAPAMFFELLVHVVPMLGGLWMSFLQLNQFFLRHWLTAPWAGLDNYRFAVDFDSAVGAELLRSFATTAAFSLITVALSWTLGMFAATLLQRAFPGRTLLRALLLVPYALPVYTAAMIWKFMLDRGDGVVNAALSGLGVGGESFWLLGDNAFASLVVTAVWRLWPFAFLALMAGMQSIPSEVYDAAAVDGAGIGQRFTSITLPMLRPVSQVLVLVLFLWTFNDFNVPYILFDQSVPSAANLVSIHVYQNSFLTWNFGLGSAMSTLLLLFLLAVTALYLLVTSRRARHA
- a CDS encoding serine hydrolase — protein: MRRRVAIGLCLPVGAAALVMGLAEVRAVTRPPIPDVEVTTPEVTPKAAPEGRAGAAVHAVDAWAAGRVDGLMEVAVLDRRTGEFAKGGRADAPVYSASLAKLVVAIDVLDRRHVVPVDDQARAWIRQALGPSDDNAMNALWERFDGPGAVRRVAERLDLTATRPPDDLARWGETIVSAEDVVRVFEHVLTDLPPEDRDFVMAALRDAPDVAAGGFDQHYGLEELPSAEVKSAWMCCVRNQTNMHSAGVTDTSRRYVVALLSSQPVSGGYDGAKRRISEATDVLRAGLEE
- a CDS encoding peroxiredoxin, which translates into the protein MRPGDTAEDFVLPDQHGAERKLSELATDCPVVLFFYPAAMTPGCTAESCHFRDLSAEFAAVGAAPVGVSTDPVAKQRRFAEANSFGFPLLSDFDGQVARAFGVKRRFGPLPVKRHTFVIGTDRTVLEVIRSEFRMTAHADQALAFLRARGQG
- a CDS encoding beta-galactosidase trimerization domain-containing protein — encoded protein: MRRNSAKVRVDGEPAVWLGANFWSRTGGPLMWRNYDPVVVRSELEVLVENGLRQTRSFFYWPDFMPAPDRIDEEKAAHFADFLDAHTETGMTSIPTFIVGHMSGDNWDPAWRGGRDLYADVWLVARQAWFVERMSERFAEHPAVAGWLISNEMPIYGRLRHEPVAPAEHVLSWAQLMVQAVRAGGARQPVSLGDGAWGIEVTGVDNGFSVRDTGALVDFVGPHVYRMDSDPVRHHLNAAFVCELSAVAGKPVVLEEFGLSSDHVSAQNAGHYYRQTLHTSLLAGATGWLAWNNTDYDGLVAQEPYSHHPFEMHFGITDHTGTPKTPLLELDSFARTLDAVDFPRCSRTDTDVALLVSEYLEHGYPYAQADDRPLIFTTLRQGYVAAREADLPVGFVRERDGVEDCALYLLPCVKQIQGPTWLALRERVAAGSVLYLSYCAGEVEHHRGAWLPYLDETFGVEKQLAYGLVDAVEDEHVEFTFTEDFGGIEAGEVLRFRVGGNQHSRTFLPVVPHGAKVVATDAHGRPALLRHATGDGQAVLCTYPLEHFAASNARVNPEPTYRIYAALAAVAGVRRPVVVDRPDVLADVLEHEDGRRFAWLVGQNAEPVAVTPHVEGSLHDLITGAEVPEIELLPYGVRVLELRPSPGRP
- a CDS encoding trimeric intracellular cation channel family protein; this translates as MSTVIVSPVVQEILDLIGIFAFGLSGALLAVRKRFDAVGIAVLAEVTALGGGVLRDVVIGAVPPVAFTDMGYFVTPLVAAALTYFWHPRLARINRFVLIFDAFGLGVFCVAGTIKALNYGMHPLPAAALGVMTAIGGGALRDVLAGEVPALLHPESEIYAVPALLGSALVAGLAALHLLNPVTSGLAALIAVTVRLLALRFGWRAPLARGVGSGDGEG